In Acidisarcina polymorpha, the DNA window CCAGTTGCCGGGATCCATATAGCCGACGGAGATCAGGAAACCCGGCCCGAGAAAGCCCAAGGCGCGCCGCCATAATTGAGGCGATTGCGAAACGTGCACCGACGAGAAGATGTCAGGGAGCGAGGCCCTGGACGGGGACGCATCGAGTTCGGATGAGGTGGCTGGCATTTTAAAGGACGCGAGACCCGGGCGTTAGGTTTAGTATGGCACAAAGTCTTCACATTACTATCGCTGAAATGTTAATCATGGTTACAGTGTCCCGGATTTTCTCCTTTTACGATCCGGCGCGCGCGAACGTTCGCGCAAGGCCTGCGGGAGTGGGGCTCCCGAAGATCTCCATTGAAGGCTGTCGGTAGGGTGATGCGGACCGAAGAGGAAGCGAAATATTGGTTTAGCGGCTGATGCGGCGTTTGACCCAGACTTTTTCGGCAGCCATTTGGCCGAGTACGGTGGCGCCTGCTGACGTCTCTATTGAAAGAGTCTGGTCGTAGTTTTTCTTGAGGACCCTGACTCTTCCGCCGGGAGCGAAGCCGAGTTGATGCAGGAAAACCAGCAGCTTGGGGTCGCGCTCATAGAAGCTGACGACGTTGTATTCCGCGCCTTCGACCGCTGCCGATAGCAGAATATGGCCGCGCTTAGCGCGCTGCGCGGGGGTCTCCGGGAGAACGGTGTTGCCGTGCGGGCAGAGTCCCTTATCGCCCAACCGCTCAATCAATTTGGCTTCGAAGGCAGGAGAGACGGCGTGTTCCAGATGTTCCGCTTCGTCGTGGATCTGGTACCACTCCATGCCGAAGATCTCGGTCAGCATTCGCTCCACCAGGTGGTGGCGCAGAGCGGTCTTGGTGGCGGTCTCACGGCCTTTTTGCGTAAGCCGCAAAATCCCGTCGGCCTTGACCTCGACGTAACCATCTCGCTTCAAGCGCTTGACCGCCATGGTCACTGCCGGAGCCGACACCGAAAGCCAGTGAGCGAGGACCGCTGGAAAGACGGTCTTGCCTTCGCTTTCGCTCTCAAGAATTGCCTTGAGGTAATCCTCTTTCGAAACTGTGATTAACTCGGTCATGCAACGCTAGTGTTACTTCCAGACTACACTGAGAGGAGTTATACTCCTGCGCTGGGGCGAAAGGAAGTCACTGGATGTTCGCAAAATGTCATCGGTATCTGCTCGTTCTGTTCGCGGTGTGCCTGGTTGGGTCTGGCTTGGCATGGAGCCAGGCGGCGCTCGTGCTTCATGCGCCAGAGGCCGCCAAAGTGCTTCCGGAGTCGGTGTTTTTTCGGGGGCAATCCGCTCCCTTGCAACTGCGAAATTCCGCTGGCATCAAGTTCGACGATGGGATGTTCGTGCTCGCGGCATTGGTCGATACGTCGGGGTATTCCACGTCCGTCCAGCAGAAGTACCAGGCCTACTTCATTACGGAAGCTGCGATTGAAATCAACGGACACAGCCTGGCTCCCGGGGCTTATGGGGTAGGCTTTGTCGGAGGACATTTCGGGCTTATGGACATCGGTAACCACGATCTATTTTCGGTCGACTCCACCCGGGATACTGAACTGAAACGACCAACTCCGCTGCAGATGATTGCGGAGGAGACGACGCCGGGGCGCTACCGGTTATATGAAGGACGCGACTATGTTGTCATATCGCGTCCCGCTTCATCGAAGTAAATCACCGGCGTGGCCATCCGCTAACGAGAGCTCGACCAACTTAGTTCTCGTCAGAGGCCGGCGGACTGCCGGCGAGGATCACCACTTCGCGCTCTTCCGTCGCAATCCTGGGATCCAAGGATTTTCGAGCGGCCTTGGATATCGAGGACTTCTCTGCCGGGTGACTTTCCCCGCCTTCCTCTGGTTCTCCGGGAACCGGCGGATCGACCGCAGCGAAGTTGAGCCGGTAGCCAGCCTTCGCGGCTGCTGAAAGTAGCGATCCGATGGTCGCTGCGAGCTTCCGCAACCGTTCCTTCTCGGCGGCCGGATCGATTTCCATTTTGACCAATTCGGGGAGCGTCGACCACCAAATCATTTGCTCGTGCGACTCCTTGTTAAAGAACCAGCCATTGCTGGTCTCGTGCAAGCCGGTGAGCCAGCGTACGTCGGGGTCCTTCCACCACCCTTCGGCTTTGGGGTTCGTCACGCTCTCTTTGTCTAGCGACGCGGTATCTAGCGATGCGGGATCTAGCGACGCGGGAAGGAAGGCAGCACGAATGCGGGCAGCCGCGCGCCACGCATCCTCGCCTTCGATGCCCATGGAGGCGAAGGTCTCGCCGAATGCGGACCTTAAGCGAAGCTGGTCGAAGAGACTGACTGCCCTGGCATCGATCGCGGCGCTTAAGGGCTGATGACCGGCGTCTTCCCCGGCTTCGATCCACTCCGCTAAAACCCGCAGCAGCGCCCATCCCAAGACCGGCGCCCATAGACGGGTGCTATCGATAAGCGGGCTTCTGCTGGGGAATACGCGCCGTGCTTCCGCCGACCATAGCGAACCGCCAGCGCCGTCCTTTTTCACAACCAGAGTCTCCTCCATCTGAGGAATGCGCATCGTCTTGCGGAGCAAGCTTCTGAGGCTGATGGCAAGCTTCTCGGAGTCGAGCGACTCCTGTTCCGTAGAACCGGTCTTGGCGGGAGCACCTGAGAAACGATAGGCCTGATGGAAAAAGACACAAGCACGGTCACAAATGGTTTCGTAGAATTCGTGCCGCTTCTTGTGCACGGCGCTGGATTTGAGATCGTGCGCATCCTTTTCAGTCAGGACATCCTGCAATTCGGAGAGTTCTGCCAAAGTGCGGATCAATGCCGGATCGAGCACGGCACGCAGAGCGTTCGCGACCGGTTGCAGCTTCAACTGAACCAGCGCTTCATCGAGATCCCAAACGCCCTTGCCGTGGAGTGAATCGCAGAGCTTGTCCCAGGGATGTTCCTTATCCACTCTGAGTTCCCGCCAGTGCAGCAGCACACGATACTGATAGGCATGGAGGGAGACCGATAACCCCTTGTCGCGGAGTTCCTTCGCCCGGAGCATGTATTCGAGCCCGCTTACGGTTTCGCGATAGGCGACGAATGTTGAATCGTCGGGGGGTAAAGCGAGTGCATCTTGAAGCGGGACCTGCCGCAAAGTACCAGTAGATTTGTCGGCAAATGCGGCGGAATGATGGATCGTTCCATGAGTCTCGCCGTAATGGTTATGGAACAAGACAATGGCCCTCTGCTCGCCGCGGCGATTCGAGTAAGCGTAGACATTCTCGTCAACCTCGCCATTTTCTTTCCAGAAGTCATAGAGGACGAAGCTGCCACTCTCAGCGAAGAGTTTGCGTTCGCGGAGCAACGGCGCGATCTCGCGCTGATGCCGATCGACGAGGCTTTGATTCGGAGTTTCTTCGTAGCGAGGCCGGTAATATTCCATCCCGTACTTCTCGGTAAAGCCTTCGATCTGGCCATGACCGAACATCGGCAATCCGGGCAGCGTCGCCATCATCGTGGCGACTCCGAAGTACTTGTCCCC includes these proteins:
- a CDS encoding metal-dependent transcriptional regulator — translated: MTELITVSKEDYLKAILESESEGKTVFPAVLAHWLSVSAPAVTMAVKRLKRDGYVEVKADGILRLTQKGRETATKTALRHHLVERMLTEIFGMEWYQIHDEAEHLEHAVSPAFEAKLIERLGDKGLCPHGNTVLPETPAQRAKRGHILLSAAVEGAEYNVVSFYERDPKLLVFLHQLGFAPGGRVRVLKKNYDQTLSIETSAGATVLGQMAAEKVWVKRRISR